In one window of Nocardiopsis aegyptia DNA:
- a CDS encoding LacI family DNA-binding transcriptional regulator: MGEPGRGPAGSGRVGLVVARPVRMLGTEPYFMEFVAGIEERLAGRGVSVILHLVATPEEEAATYRRWADRRLVDAVVVVNLTTGDERPGFLRDLGLPAVLAGTWEGPPDLPAVRTDDAAPVRTAVDRLAELGHRHIARVTGPARLAHTAARTAALAEACREAGLPEPAVAEGDYSHESGERLTADLLHGAPRPTAILYDNDAMAVAGLAAARKLRVPVPERLSLVAWDDSVLCQLATPALSAMSVDVYQYGSSVARSVLELLDGVPVEPRWSPAARFVPRGSTAPAPA; this comes from the coding sequence ATGGGCGAGCCGGGACGCGGTCCCGCGGGCTCCGGACGGGTCGGGCTGGTCGTCGCCCGGCCCGTCCGGATGCTGGGCACCGAGCCGTACTTCATGGAGTTCGTGGCGGGCATCGAGGAACGGCTCGCGGGCCGTGGCGTGTCGGTGATCCTCCACCTGGTGGCCACGCCGGAGGAGGAGGCCGCGACCTACCGCCGCTGGGCGGACCGCCGCCTCGTGGACGCCGTGGTCGTGGTGAACCTGACCACCGGCGACGAGCGGCCGGGGTTCCTGCGGGACCTGGGGCTGCCGGCGGTGCTCGCGGGCACGTGGGAGGGCCCACCCGACCTGCCGGCCGTGCGCACCGACGACGCGGCCCCGGTGCGCACGGCCGTGGACCGGCTCGCGGAGCTGGGCCACCGGCACATCGCCCGGGTGACGGGCCCCGCCCGGCTGGCGCACACCGCCGCGCGCACCGCCGCCCTCGCCGAGGCGTGCCGCGAGGCGGGGCTCCCCGAACCGGCGGTGGCGGAGGGCGACTACTCGCACGAGTCGGGCGAGCGGCTGACGGCCGACCTGCTCCATGGCGCGCCGCGGCCGACGGCGATCCTGTACGACAACGACGCCATGGCGGTCGCCGGACTGGCCGCCGCCCGGAAGCTGCGCGTACCGGTGCCGGAGCGGCTGAGCCTGGTGGCCTGGGACGACTCCGTCCTGTGCCAGCTGGCCACACCCGCGCTCAGCGCCATGAGCGTGGACGTGTACCAGTACGGCTCCTCGGTCGCCCGCTCGGTCCTGGAACTCCTCGACGGCGTCCCGGTCGAACCGCGGTGGTCCCCGGCCGCCCGCTTCGTCCCCCGCGGCAGTACGGCGCCGGCCCCGGCCTGA
- a CDS encoding protein phosphatase 2C domain-containing protein — protein MPFQLAGEAGHPDRANEDFAAVTADGVVLLDGVSAPHGVDTGCAHGVAWYTRRLGGLLAAGLAGDRGLGDVLAEAVTAASALHGPGCDLGNQETPSATVVLVRFAGDHLDYLVLSDSVLLTEHADGTVHAIADTRLDHLRRRLASAPLTAAAGTPERAAELSERGRAIRSHRNVPGGFWTAGADPRAGAEALTGKLSLDGLAGFAAMTDGATRGVELFGSQTWRDCYALAAGDGPAALIDHVRALERADAARRAFTPGKLHDDATVVTWSPA, from the coding sequence GTGCCCTTCCAGCTGGCCGGCGAGGCCGGACACCCCGACCGCGCCAACGAGGACTTCGCGGCCGTGACCGCCGACGGCGTCGTCCTCCTGGACGGCGTCAGCGCTCCGCACGGCGTCGACACCGGCTGTGCGCACGGCGTGGCCTGGTACACGCGCCGCCTGGGCGGCCTCCTGGCCGCCGGGCTCGCGGGCGACCGGGGCCTCGGTGACGTGCTGGCCGAGGCGGTCACCGCCGCGTCCGCCCTGCACGGCCCCGGCTGCGACCTCGGGAACCAGGAGACGCCCTCGGCCACCGTCGTCCTGGTCCGCTTCGCCGGCGACCACCTGGACTACCTGGTGCTGTCGGACTCGGTGCTCCTGACCGAGCACGCCGACGGCACGGTCCACGCCATCGCGGACACCCGCCTGGACCACCTGAGGCGGAGGCTCGCCTCCGCTCCGCTGACGGCCGCCGCGGGCACCCCCGAACGCGCGGCCGAGCTCTCCGAGCGGGGCCGGGCGATCCGGTCCCACCGCAACGTGCCGGGCGGGTTCTGGACCGCCGGAGCCGACCCCCGCGCGGGCGCCGAGGCCCTGACGGGCAAGCTGTCGCTGGACGGGCTGGCCGGGTTCGCCGCGATGACCGACGGCGCCACCCGCGGAGTGGAGCTCTTCGGCTCCCAGACCTGGCGGGACTGCTACGCCCTCGCCGCCGGGGACGGCCCCGCCGCGCTCATCGACCACGTGCGCGCACTGGAGCGGGCCGACGCCGCACGGCGCGCGTTCACGCCCGGCAAACTCCACGACGACGCCACCGTCGTCACCTGGTCCCCCGCCTGA